The genomic region CCGCGGTGTAATCACCTGCAGCCACAAATGCCGTGACCTGTGGCGCCAGCTGAGTAATGCGTTCGAACAATTCCTTTTCCGTATCTGCTTCGAACAGACCCGGATTCACCGCACCTAGCGGCTCGGTTACTTTTTTCAGGATATTGCGTACCCGCTTGTTGGCCGCAGCCAGAGCAGCGGCTTCCGGCAACTGACGGAATTCACGCACAGCGTGGATACGCGCCAGAATCAAATCCATGCGCTCAGGCTGATTAGCCAGTACCGCCTCGATTTCACCTGGCTCGAAACCCTGTTCTTTGAGGTAATGGCGCATGCGATCCAGCATGAAACCATACACATCAATATTGACGCTATCCGCGACCACGCCAGGTGGGAATGCTGCCTGCGCATGCGCCAGCAAAGCTGGCAAGGACAATGCCAGCGGAGTTTCAATCAAAATCCGTAGTACACCCAGCGCAGCGCGACGCAAACCAAACGGGTCTTTATCGCCCGTCGGGATCAGGCCAATACCGAAAATACCAATTAACGTATCCAGCTTATCTGCTAACGCCACACTGGCAGCAATCGCCCCTTGCGGCACGGCATCACCGGCAAAACGTGGCTGGTAATGTGCGCTGATAGCTGCTGCCACGTCAGCAGCCTCACCATCATGCAATGCATAGTGCGTACCCATCATGCCTTGCAGCTCTGGGAATTCACCAACCATATCAGTAACCAGATCAGCCTTGGCCAGATAAGCGGCACGTGAAGCTGCCACCGTATCCGCATGCAACAGGCCGGCGATGCTGCTCGCCATGTGCTGCATGCGGTTCACGCGCTGCAACTGACTGCCGAGCTTGTTGTGATACACCACCTGCGCCAGTTTTTCCACACGGCTATCCAGACGGGTTTTTCTGTCCTGATCAAAGAAGAAACGCGCATCGGACAAACGCGCCCGTAACACACGCTCATTGCCTTGAATAATATGACGCGGATCATCAGTTTGCAGATTGGAAACCACCAGGAAACGCGGCAATAAATTGCCATGCTGATCAGCCAGCGGGAAGTATTTCTGATGCTGCTTCATCGACAGAATCAGACAGG from Sulfuriferula thiophila harbors:
- the glyS gene encoding glycine--tRNA ligase subunit beta is translated as MNATLLIELQTEELPPKSLQKLSDAFSNGIVAALKAQGFVDDISGVSAYATPRRLAVSIPQVEAIQPPRNIERKGPAVAAGMKDGQPTPALAGFARSCGVEVADLATMHDGKQECYVYRSTQSGEPLAQHLAGIVADVLKKLPVAKLMRWGDSDVEFVRPVHGLIMLHGTQVVVGELLGLVSGNVTLGHRFLSQGKISIAHADDYAHNLLQQGKIMAGFAERRDSIRQQLTAAAGDAQVLWDEALLDEVTGLVEFPTVYAGTFSADFLEVPQACLILSMKQHQKYFPLADQHGNLLPRFLVVSNLQTDDPRHIIQGNERVLRARLSDARFFFDQDRKTRLDSRVEKLAQVVYHNKLGSQLQRVNRMQHMASSIAGLLHADTVAASRAAYLAKADLVTDMVGEFPELQGMMGTHYALHDGEAADVAAAISAHYQPRFAGDAVPQGAIAASVALADKLDTLIGIFGIGLIPTGDKDPFGLRRAALGVLRILIETPLALSLPALLAHAQAAFPPGVVADSVNIDVYGFMLDRMRHYLKEQGFEPGEIEAVLANQPERMDLILARIHAVREFRQLPEAAALAAANKRVRNILKKVTEPLGAVNPGLFEADTEKELFERITQLAPQVTAFVAAGDYTAALTALAGVRTAVDAFFDGVMVMAEDMAVRQNRLALLNALGEMMNQVADISMLSA